The Triticum dicoccoides isolate Atlit2015 ecotype Zavitan chromosome 6A, WEW_v2.0, whole genome shotgun sequence genome has a window encoding:
- the LOC119319262 gene encoding NEDD8-conjugating enzyme Ubc12-like, which translates to MINLFKIKGQKKEEAANSNGGPPVKKQSPGELRLHKDIAELNLPKTTKISFPNGKDDLMNFEATLRPDEGYYLGGSFTFTFQVSPSYPHEAPKVKCKTKVYHPNIDLEGNVCLNILREDWKPVLNINTIIYGLNLLFSQPNDEDPLNHEAAAVLRDNPQKFQRNVQMAMSGGYVDNTHFPRCK; encoded by the exons ATGATAAACCTTTTTAAGATCAAGGGGCAGAAGAAGGAAGAGGCGGCCAACTCAAATGGGGGGCCTCCTGTTAAGAAGCAAAGTCCAGGGGAATTACGTCTCCATAAAG ATATTGCTGAGCTTAACCTACCAAAGACAACTAAAATTTCCTTCCCAAACGGAAAGGATGATCTCATGAACTTTGAAGCTACTCTACGACCTGACGAAGGATACTATCT AGGTGGGTCATTCACTTTCACCTTCCAAGTTTCTCCTTCCTACCCTCATGAGGCACCGAAGGTCAAGTGCAAGACTAAG GTTTACCATCCCAATATTGACCTAGAAGGAAATGTCTGCCTGAACATTCTGCGTGAAGACTGGAAGCCCGTCTTGAATATCAACACCATAATATATGGTTTAAACCTTCTTTTCTCG CAACCCAATGACGAGGACCCATTGAATCATGAAGCCGCGGCCGTCCTCCGAGACAACCCGCAGAAGTTCCAGAGAAACGTCCAAATGGCGATGTCGGGAGGCTATGTCGATAACACCCATTTCCCAAGGTGCAAGTAA